ATGAAAATAGTTGAGTGGCATTGGCGCTGGTCCGCTCGGCCACTTCCTCGACGCTAAGCCCCTTCAGCTCGGCGATCTTCTCGGCGACGTAACGGACGTAGGCCGGCTCGTTGCGCTTGCCGCGGAAGGGGATCGGCGTGAGGAAGGGCGAATCGGTCTCGATCAGCATCCGCTCCAAGGGCAGCCGTTTGGCGGCGTCCTGAGTCTCTTCGGCTTTCT
This region of bacterium genomic DNA includes:
- a CDS encoding TatD family hydrolase, whose product is IHDRDSHEELLQVLREEGAREIGGVFHCFSGDYEFGKRVIEENFHVSFTGIVTFKKAEETQDAAKRLPLERMLIETDSPFLTPIPFRGKRNEPAYVRYVAEKIAELKGLSVEEVAERTSANATQLFSLGA